One part of the Glycine soja cultivar W05 chromosome 11, ASM419377v2, whole genome shotgun sequence genome encodes these proteins:
- the LOC114376860 gene encoding C2 domain-containing protein At1g53590-like isoform X1 produces the protein MDFMEVSILHHAGIVLIGLWILSAFNWCHTVAYFVALIYLFLVHERYVTRLRKKLQFEERKQANQRRVLSDSETVRWLNHAVENIWPICMENIVSQKILFPIIPWFLEKYKPWTAKEAVVQHLYMGRNPPLITEVRVLRQSDDDHLVLELGMNFLTADDMSAILAVKLRKRLGFGMWAKLHITGMHVEGKVLVGVKFLPTWPFIGRLRVCFVEPPYFQMTVKPMFTHGLDVTELPGIAGWLDKLLSIAFEQTLVEPNMLVVDVEKFVSPQQESWFKVNEKEPVAYAKVEVIEASEMKPSDLNGLADPYVKGQMGVYRFRTKIQRKTLTPKWHEEFKVPIITWESDNVLVIAVRDKDHFYDDILGDCTVNINEFRDGQRHDMWLSLKNMKMGRLRLAITILEDNGKGVDTTTRDQETMDFEERKISFEANETTDNSSFSPVPPEKSEKLADNYEPIDIDGQKETGVWVHHPGSEVSQRWEPRKGKSRRLDTEIHGEPNDSVGSGNSTVSGSLNNDSSSPDNNPEEKHRMRTVRKGLHKIGSVFHRSKRREGFSGSVDEEILSPHDNIRSENAKGMIAVKFVMDENISGFQTGKVQAEGGSTEGSGPESPASAKGNVKDMAKNIFKHAEKSARGLRHVLSCKSRKLKFKGESPTVPEREHESDSSDEESIAAQSPIDVIRTPVGSHAVVSGSNGSPGSGVNVVQIVPSNTNLDNEATAKITNEKDDPENACSPDRSSQEVVKSTEVEHDKEEMGAQIKEILSVCPTEESFK, from the exons ATGGATTTTATGGAAGTTTCAATCTTGCATCATGCGGGGATCGTGCTTATTGGGCTATGGATTCTCTCTGCATTCAACTGGTGTCACACGGTTGCTTATTTTGTGGCTTTGATCTATCTTTTTCTG GTTCATGAACGTTATGTCACGAGGTTGCGGAAGAAGTTGCAGTTTGAGGAGAGGAAGCAAGCTAATCAAAGAAGG GTGCTTTCAGATTCTGAAACAGTCCGGTGGTTGAACCATGCAGTTGAAAACATATGGCCAATATGTATGGAAAACATTGTCTCTCAGAAGATATTATTCCCTATCATACCGTGGTTCTTAGAGAAGTACAAACCTTGGACTGCT AAAGAAGCTGTCGTTCAGCACCTATACATGGGAAGAAACCCACCTTTGATCACTGAAGTTAGGGTTCTTCGCCAGAGTGATGATGATCACTTG GTTCTGGAGTTAGGAATGAATTTTCTCACAGCTGATGATATGAGTGCAATACTTGCTGTGAAACTAAGAAAAAGATTGGGCTTTGGAATGTGGGCAAAACTGCACATTACGGGAATGCATGTTGAAGGGAAG GTCTTAGTTGGGGTGAAGTTTCTCCCAACATGGCCTTTTATTGGCCGTTTGCGTGTATGCTTTGTTGAACCTCCATATTTTCAAATGACTGTCAAACCTATGTTTACTCATGGGCTTGATGTGACTGAACTTCCAGGCATTGCTGGGTGGCTA gatAAGCTGCTGTCTATTGCTTTTGAACAGACCCTTGTTGAG CCCAACATGCTggttgttgatgttgagaaaTTTGTTTCACCACAACAAG AGTCTTGGTTCAAAGTGAATGAGAAGGAGCCTGTTGCTTATGCAAAAGTGGAAGTTATTGAAGCATCTGAGATGAAGCCATCTGATCTAAATG GATTAGCGGATCCTTATGTGAAAGGTCAAATGGGTGTATACAGATTCAGGACAAAGATACAAAGGAAAACACTTACTCCAAAATGGCACGAGGAATTTAAAGTTCCCATCATAACATGGGAGTCTGATAACGTGCTGGTTATTGCAGTTCGTGACAAGGACCATTTCTATGATGATATCCTTGg GGACTGTACCGTGAACATCAATGAATTTAGGGATGGGCAAAGACATGATATGTGGCTGTCACTTAAGAACATGAAAATGGGGAGGTTGCGTTTGGCAATAACTATTCTTGAAGATAATGGAAAG GGAGTTGATACTACTACACGTGACCAGGAAACAATGGACTTTGAAGAACGAAAAATCTCCTTTGAAGCAAATGAGACTACTGATAATAGTTCCTTCTCACCTGTTCCACCTGAAAAATCTGAGAAGTTGGCAGATAACTATGAGCCTATAGACATCGACGGGCAAAAAGAGACAGGAGTTTGGGTTCATCACCCAGGAAGTGAAGTTTCCCAAAGGTGGGAGCCTAGGAAAGGGAAGAGTCGGCGCCTTGATACAGAAATTCATGGGGAGCCTAATGATTCAGTTGGCAGTGGTAATTCAACTGTATCAGGATCCTTGAACAATGACAGCAGCAGTCCTGATAATAATCCTGAAGAAAAGCATCGAATGAGAACGGTTAGGAAGGGCCTTCACAAGATTGGTTCAGTATTCCACCGGAGTAAAAGAAGGGAGGGTTTTTCAGGTTCTGTTGATGAGGAGATTCTGTCTCCACATGATAACATTAGGTCAGAGAATGCTAAGGGGATGATTGCTGTGAAGTTTGTCATGGACGAGAACATTTCCGGCTTTCAAACTGGTAAGGTTCAGGCAGAAGGGGGATCAACAGAAGGGAGTGGTCCTGAGAGCCCTGCCAGTGCCAAGGGAAATGTGAAGGATATGGCgaagaatatttttaaacatgcaGAAAAATCGGCTCGTGGCTTGAGGCACGTTCTTTCTTGTAAAtcaaggaaattgaaatttaaaggtGAGTCTCCAACAGTTCCAGAAAGAGAACATGAATCTGACTCTTCTGACGAGGAATCTATTGCAGCTCAATCTCCCATAGATGTAATAAGAACTCCAGTTGGTTCTCATGCTGTGGTCTCAGGTAGCAATGGTTCCCCTGGTTCTGGGGTGAACGTGGTTCAAATAGTTCCATCAAACACTAATTTGGACAATGAAGCCACAGCTAAAATCACGAATGAAAAAGATGACCCTGAAAATGCATGCTCCCCTGACAGGTCTAGCCAAGAAGTTGTTAAATCTACTGAAGTGGAGCATGATAAAGAGGAAATGGGGGCACAGATAAAAGAGATTCTATCGGTTTGTCCTACTGAAGAAAGTTTCAAGTAG
- the LOC114376860 gene encoding C2 domain-containing protein At1g53590-like isoform X4 yields MANMYGKHCLSEDIIPYHTVVLREKEAVVQHLYMGRNPPLITEVRVLRQSDDDHLVLELGMNFLTADDMSAILAVKLRKRLGFGMWAKLHITGMHVEGKVLVGVKFLPTWPFIGRLRVCFVEPPYFQMTVKPMFTHGLDVTELPGIAGWLDKLLSIAFEQTLVEPNMLVVDVEKFVSPQQESWFKVNEKEPVAYAKVEVIEASEMKPSDLNGLADPYVKGQMGVYRFRTKIQRKTLTPKWHEEFKVPIITWESDNVLVIAVRDKDHFYDDILGDCTVNINEFRDGQRHDMWLSLKNMKMGRLRLAITILEDNGKGVDTTTRDQETMDFEERKISFEANETTDNSSFSPVPPEKSEKLADNYEPIDIDGQKETGVWVHHPGSEVSQRWEPRKGKSRRLDTEIHGEPNDSVGSGNSTVSGSLNNDSSSPDNNPEEKHRMRTVRKGLHKIGSVFHRSKRREGFSGSVDEEILSPHDNIRSENAKGMIAVKFVMDENISGFQTGKVQAEGGSTEGSGPESPASAKGNVKDMAKNIFKHAEKSARGLRHVLSCKSRKLKFKGESPTVPEREHESDSSDEESIAAQSPIDVIRTPVGSHAVVSGSNGSPGSGVNVVQIVPSNTNLDNEATAKITNEKDDPENACSPDRSSQEVVKSTEVEHDKEEMGAQIKEILSVCPTEESFK; encoded by the exons ATGGCCAATATGTATGGAAAACATTGTCTCTCAGAAGATATTATTCCCTATCATACCGTGGTTCTTAGAGAA AAAGAAGCTGTCGTTCAGCACCTATACATGGGAAGAAACCCACCTTTGATCACTGAAGTTAGGGTTCTTCGCCAGAGTGATGATGATCACTTG GTTCTGGAGTTAGGAATGAATTTTCTCACAGCTGATGATATGAGTGCAATACTTGCTGTGAAACTAAGAAAAAGATTGGGCTTTGGAATGTGGGCAAAACTGCACATTACGGGAATGCATGTTGAAGGGAAG GTCTTAGTTGGGGTGAAGTTTCTCCCAACATGGCCTTTTATTGGCCGTTTGCGTGTATGCTTTGTTGAACCTCCATATTTTCAAATGACTGTCAAACCTATGTTTACTCATGGGCTTGATGTGACTGAACTTCCAGGCATTGCTGGGTGGCTA gatAAGCTGCTGTCTATTGCTTTTGAACAGACCCTTGTTGAG CCCAACATGCTggttgttgatgttgagaaaTTTGTTTCACCACAACAAG AGTCTTGGTTCAAAGTGAATGAGAAGGAGCCTGTTGCTTATGCAAAAGTGGAAGTTATTGAAGCATCTGAGATGAAGCCATCTGATCTAAATG GATTAGCGGATCCTTATGTGAAAGGTCAAATGGGTGTATACAGATTCAGGACAAAGATACAAAGGAAAACACTTACTCCAAAATGGCACGAGGAATTTAAAGTTCCCATCATAACATGGGAGTCTGATAACGTGCTGGTTATTGCAGTTCGTGACAAGGACCATTTCTATGATGATATCCTTGg GGACTGTACCGTGAACATCAATGAATTTAGGGATGGGCAAAGACATGATATGTGGCTGTCACTTAAGAACATGAAAATGGGGAGGTTGCGTTTGGCAATAACTATTCTTGAAGATAATGGAAAG GGAGTTGATACTACTACACGTGACCAGGAAACAATGGACTTTGAAGAACGAAAAATCTCCTTTGAAGCAAATGAGACTACTGATAATAGTTCCTTCTCACCTGTTCCACCTGAAAAATCTGAGAAGTTGGCAGATAACTATGAGCCTATAGACATCGACGGGCAAAAAGAGACAGGAGTTTGGGTTCATCACCCAGGAAGTGAAGTTTCCCAAAGGTGGGAGCCTAGGAAAGGGAAGAGTCGGCGCCTTGATACAGAAATTCATGGGGAGCCTAATGATTCAGTTGGCAGTGGTAATTCAACTGTATCAGGATCCTTGAACAATGACAGCAGCAGTCCTGATAATAATCCTGAAGAAAAGCATCGAATGAGAACGGTTAGGAAGGGCCTTCACAAGATTGGTTCAGTATTCCACCGGAGTAAAAGAAGGGAGGGTTTTTCAGGTTCTGTTGATGAGGAGATTCTGTCTCCACATGATAACATTAGGTCAGAGAATGCTAAGGGGATGATTGCTGTGAAGTTTGTCATGGACGAGAACATTTCCGGCTTTCAAACTGGTAAGGTTCAGGCAGAAGGGGGATCAACAGAAGGGAGTGGTCCTGAGAGCCCTGCCAGTGCCAAGGGAAATGTGAAGGATATGGCgaagaatatttttaaacatgcaGAAAAATCGGCTCGTGGCTTGAGGCACGTTCTTTCTTGTAAAtcaaggaaattgaaatttaaaggtGAGTCTCCAACAGTTCCAGAAAGAGAACATGAATCTGACTCTTCTGACGAGGAATCTATTGCAGCTCAATCTCCCATAGATGTAATAAGAACTCCAGTTGGTTCTCATGCTGTGGTCTCAGGTAGCAATGGTTCCCCTGGTTCTGGGGTGAACGTGGTTCAAATAGTTCCATCAAACACTAATTTGGACAATGAAGCCACAGCTAAAATCACGAATGAAAAAGATGACCCTGAAAATGCATGCTCCCCTGACAGGTCTAGCCAAGAAGTTGTTAAATCTACTGAAGTGGAGCATGATAAAGAGGAAATGGGGGCACAGATAAAAGAGATTCTATCGGTTTGTCCTACTGAAGAAAGTTTCAAGTAG
- the LOC114376860 gene encoding C2 domain-containing protein At1g53590-like isoform X3, whose amino-acid sequence MDFMEVSILHHAGIVLIGLWILSAFNWCHTVAYFVALIYLFLVLSDSETVRWLNHAVENIWPICMENIVSQKILFPIIPWFLEKYKPWTAKEAVVQHLYMGRNPPLITEVRVLRQSDDDHLVLELGMNFLTADDMSAILAVKLRKRLGFGMWAKLHITGMHVEGKVLVGVKFLPTWPFIGRLRVCFVEPPYFQMTVKPMFTHGLDVTELPGIAGWLDKLLSIAFEQTLVEPNMLVVDVEKFVSPQQESWFKVNEKEPVAYAKVEVIEASEMKPSDLNGLADPYVKGQMGVYRFRTKIQRKTLTPKWHEEFKVPIITWESDNVLVIAVRDKDHFYDDILGDCTVNINEFRDGQRHDMWLSLKNMKMGRLRLAITILEDNGKGVDTTTRDQETMDFEERKISFEANETTDNSSFSPVPPEKSEKLADNYEPIDIDGQKETGVWVHHPGSEVSQRWEPRKGKSRRLDTEIHGEPNDSVGSGNSTVSGSLNNDSSSPDNNPEEKHRMRTVRKGLHKIGSVFHRSKRREGFSGSVDEEILSPHDNIRSENAKGMIAVKFVMDENISGFQTGKVQAEGGSTEGSGPESPASAKGNVKDMAKNIFKHAEKSARGLRHVLSCKSRKLKFKGESPTVPEREHESDSSDEESIAAQSPIDVIRTPVGSHAVVSGSNGSPGSGVNVVQIVPSNTNLDNEATAKITNEKDDPENACSPDRSSQEVVKSTEVEHDKEEMGAQIKEILSVCPTEESFK is encoded by the exons ATGGATTTTATGGAAGTTTCAATCTTGCATCATGCGGGGATCGTGCTTATTGGGCTATGGATTCTCTCTGCATTCAACTGGTGTCACACGGTTGCTTATTTTGTGGCTTTGATCTATCTTTTTCTG GTGCTTTCAGATTCTGAAACAGTCCGGTGGTTGAACCATGCAGTTGAAAACATATGGCCAATATGTATGGAAAACATTGTCTCTCAGAAGATATTATTCCCTATCATACCGTGGTTCTTAGAGAAGTACAAACCTTGGACTGCT AAAGAAGCTGTCGTTCAGCACCTATACATGGGAAGAAACCCACCTTTGATCACTGAAGTTAGGGTTCTTCGCCAGAGTGATGATGATCACTTG GTTCTGGAGTTAGGAATGAATTTTCTCACAGCTGATGATATGAGTGCAATACTTGCTGTGAAACTAAGAAAAAGATTGGGCTTTGGAATGTGGGCAAAACTGCACATTACGGGAATGCATGTTGAAGGGAAG GTCTTAGTTGGGGTGAAGTTTCTCCCAACATGGCCTTTTATTGGCCGTTTGCGTGTATGCTTTGTTGAACCTCCATATTTTCAAATGACTGTCAAACCTATGTTTACTCATGGGCTTGATGTGACTGAACTTCCAGGCATTGCTGGGTGGCTA gatAAGCTGCTGTCTATTGCTTTTGAACAGACCCTTGTTGAG CCCAACATGCTggttgttgatgttgagaaaTTTGTTTCACCACAACAAG AGTCTTGGTTCAAAGTGAATGAGAAGGAGCCTGTTGCTTATGCAAAAGTGGAAGTTATTGAAGCATCTGAGATGAAGCCATCTGATCTAAATG GATTAGCGGATCCTTATGTGAAAGGTCAAATGGGTGTATACAGATTCAGGACAAAGATACAAAGGAAAACACTTACTCCAAAATGGCACGAGGAATTTAAAGTTCCCATCATAACATGGGAGTCTGATAACGTGCTGGTTATTGCAGTTCGTGACAAGGACCATTTCTATGATGATATCCTTGg GGACTGTACCGTGAACATCAATGAATTTAGGGATGGGCAAAGACATGATATGTGGCTGTCACTTAAGAACATGAAAATGGGGAGGTTGCGTTTGGCAATAACTATTCTTGAAGATAATGGAAAG GGAGTTGATACTACTACACGTGACCAGGAAACAATGGACTTTGAAGAACGAAAAATCTCCTTTGAAGCAAATGAGACTACTGATAATAGTTCCTTCTCACCTGTTCCACCTGAAAAATCTGAGAAGTTGGCAGATAACTATGAGCCTATAGACATCGACGGGCAAAAAGAGACAGGAGTTTGGGTTCATCACCCAGGAAGTGAAGTTTCCCAAAGGTGGGAGCCTAGGAAAGGGAAGAGTCGGCGCCTTGATACAGAAATTCATGGGGAGCCTAATGATTCAGTTGGCAGTGGTAATTCAACTGTATCAGGATCCTTGAACAATGACAGCAGCAGTCCTGATAATAATCCTGAAGAAAAGCATCGAATGAGAACGGTTAGGAAGGGCCTTCACAAGATTGGTTCAGTATTCCACCGGAGTAAAAGAAGGGAGGGTTTTTCAGGTTCTGTTGATGAGGAGATTCTGTCTCCACATGATAACATTAGGTCAGAGAATGCTAAGGGGATGATTGCTGTGAAGTTTGTCATGGACGAGAACATTTCCGGCTTTCAAACTGGTAAGGTTCAGGCAGAAGGGGGATCAACAGAAGGGAGTGGTCCTGAGAGCCCTGCCAGTGCCAAGGGAAATGTGAAGGATATGGCgaagaatatttttaaacatgcaGAAAAATCGGCTCGTGGCTTGAGGCACGTTCTTTCTTGTAAAtcaaggaaattgaaatttaaaggtGAGTCTCCAACAGTTCCAGAAAGAGAACATGAATCTGACTCTTCTGACGAGGAATCTATTGCAGCTCAATCTCCCATAGATGTAATAAGAACTCCAGTTGGTTCTCATGCTGTGGTCTCAGGTAGCAATGGTTCCCCTGGTTCTGGGGTGAACGTGGTTCAAATAGTTCCATCAAACACTAATTTGGACAATGAAGCCACAGCTAAAATCACGAATGAAAAAGATGACCCTGAAAATGCATGCTCCCCTGACAGGTCTAGCCAAGAAGTTGTTAAATCTACTGAAGTGGAGCATGATAAAGAGGAAATGGGGGCACAGATAAAAGAGATTCTATCGGTTTGTCCTACTGAAGAAAGTTTCAAGTAG
- the LOC114376860 gene encoding C2 domain-containing protein At1g53590-like isoform X2, whose translation MDFMEVSILHHAGIVLIGLWILSAFNWCHTVAYFVALIYLFLVHERYVTRLRKKLQFEERKQANQRRVLSDSETVRWLNHAVENIWPICMENIVSQKILFPIIPWFLEKYKPWTAKEAVVQHLYMGRNPPLITEVRVLRQSDDDHLVLELGMNFLTADDMSAILAVKLRKRLGFGMWAKLHITGMHVEGKVLVGVKFLPTWPFIGRLRVCFVEPPYFQMTVKPMFTHGLDVTELPGIAGWLDKLLSIAFEQTLVEPNMLVVDVEKFVSPQQESWFKVNEKEPVAYAKVEVIEASEMKPSDLNGLADPYVKGQMGVYRFRTKIQRKTLTPKWHEEFKVPIITWESDNVLVIAVRDKDHFYDDILGDCTVNINEFRDGQRHDMWLSLKNMKMGRLRLAITILEDNGKETMDFEERKISFEANETTDNSSFSPVPPEKSEKLADNYEPIDIDGQKETGVWVHHPGSEVSQRWEPRKGKSRRLDTEIHGEPNDSVGSGNSTVSGSLNNDSSSPDNNPEEKHRMRTVRKGLHKIGSVFHRSKRREGFSGSVDEEILSPHDNIRSENAKGMIAVKFVMDENISGFQTGKVQAEGGSTEGSGPESPASAKGNVKDMAKNIFKHAEKSARGLRHVLSCKSRKLKFKGESPTVPEREHESDSSDEESIAAQSPIDVIRTPVGSHAVVSGSNGSPGSGVNVVQIVPSNTNLDNEATAKITNEKDDPENACSPDRSSQEVVKSTEVEHDKEEMGAQIKEILSVCPTEESFK comes from the exons ATGGATTTTATGGAAGTTTCAATCTTGCATCATGCGGGGATCGTGCTTATTGGGCTATGGATTCTCTCTGCATTCAACTGGTGTCACACGGTTGCTTATTTTGTGGCTTTGATCTATCTTTTTCTG GTTCATGAACGTTATGTCACGAGGTTGCGGAAGAAGTTGCAGTTTGAGGAGAGGAAGCAAGCTAATCAAAGAAGG GTGCTTTCAGATTCTGAAACAGTCCGGTGGTTGAACCATGCAGTTGAAAACATATGGCCAATATGTATGGAAAACATTGTCTCTCAGAAGATATTATTCCCTATCATACCGTGGTTCTTAGAGAAGTACAAACCTTGGACTGCT AAAGAAGCTGTCGTTCAGCACCTATACATGGGAAGAAACCCACCTTTGATCACTGAAGTTAGGGTTCTTCGCCAGAGTGATGATGATCACTTG GTTCTGGAGTTAGGAATGAATTTTCTCACAGCTGATGATATGAGTGCAATACTTGCTGTGAAACTAAGAAAAAGATTGGGCTTTGGAATGTGGGCAAAACTGCACATTACGGGAATGCATGTTGAAGGGAAG GTCTTAGTTGGGGTGAAGTTTCTCCCAACATGGCCTTTTATTGGCCGTTTGCGTGTATGCTTTGTTGAACCTCCATATTTTCAAATGACTGTCAAACCTATGTTTACTCATGGGCTTGATGTGACTGAACTTCCAGGCATTGCTGGGTGGCTA gatAAGCTGCTGTCTATTGCTTTTGAACAGACCCTTGTTGAG CCCAACATGCTggttgttgatgttgagaaaTTTGTTTCACCACAACAAG AGTCTTGGTTCAAAGTGAATGAGAAGGAGCCTGTTGCTTATGCAAAAGTGGAAGTTATTGAAGCATCTGAGATGAAGCCATCTGATCTAAATG GATTAGCGGATCCTTATGTGAAAGGTCAAATGGGTGTATACAGATTCAGGACAAAGATACAAAGGAAAACACTTACTCCAAAATGGCACGAGGAATTTAAAGTTCCCATCATAACATGGGAGTCTGATAACGTGCTGGTTATTGCAGTTCGTGACAAGGACCATTTCTATGATGATATCCTTGg GGACTGTACCGTGAACATCAATGAATTTAGGGATGGGCAAAGACATGATATGTGGCTGTCACTTAAGAACATGAAAATGGGGAGGTTGCGTTTGGCAATAACTATTCTTGAAGATAATGGAAAG GAAACAATGGACTTTGAAGAACGAAAAATCTCCTTTGAAGCAAATGAGACTACTGATAATAGTTCCTTCTCACCTGTTCCACCTGAAAAATCTGAGAAGTTGGCAGATAACTATGAGCCTATAGACATCGACGGGCAAAAAGAGACAGGAGTTTGGGTTCATCACCCAGGAAGTGAAGTTTCCCAAAGGTGGGAGCCTAGGAAAGGGAAGAGTCGGCGCCTTGATACAGAAATTCATGGGGAGCCTAATGATTCAGTTGGCAGTGGTAATTCAACTGTATCAGGATCCTTGAACAATGACAGCAGCAGTCCTGATAATAATCCTGAAGAAAAGCATCGAATGAGAACGGTTAGGAAGGGCCTTCACAAGATTGGTTCAGTATTCCACCGGAGTAAAAGAAGGGAGGGTTTTTCAGGTTCTGTTGATGAGGAGATTCTGTCTCCACATGATAACATTAGGTCAGAGAATGCTAAGGGGATGATTGCTGTGAAGTTTGTCATGGACGAGAACATTTCCGGCTTTCAAACTGGTAAGGTTCAGGCAGAAGGGGGATCAACAGAAGGGAGTGGTCCTGAGAGCCCTGCCAGTGCCAAGGGAAATGTGAAGGATATGGCgaagaatatttttaaacatgcaGAAAAATCGGCTCGTGGCTTGAGGCACGTTCTTTCTTGTAAAtcaaggaaattgaaatttaaaggtGAGTCTCCAACAGTTCCAGAAAGAGAACATGAATCTGACTCTTCTGACGAGGAATCTATTGCAGCTCAATCTCCCATAGATGTAATAAGAACTCCAGTTGGTTCTCATGCTGTGGTCTCAGGTAGCAATGGTTCCCCTGGTTCTGGGGTGAACGTGGTTCAAATAGTTCCATCAAACACTAATTTGGACAATGAAGCCACAGCTAAAATCACGAATGAAAAAGATGACCCTGAAAATGCATGCTCCCCTGACAGGTCTAGCCAAGAAGTTGTTAAATCTACTGAAGTGGAGCATGATAAAGAGGAAATGGGGGCACAGATAAAAGAGATTCTATCGGTTTGTCCTACTGAAGAAAGTTTCAAGTAG